One Drosophila ananassae strain 14024-0371.13 chromosome XR, ASM1763931v2, whole genome shotgun sequence genomic window, AGATGGTAGAGTATAAAGTAAACGGCCACCAGGGGCGTCAGGGTCTTGCTGGTGCGGATCATCGTCTCGTCCATGACCTCCACCCAGGCCTCCTGGGTGAGGATCTGGAACATGCTCATGAACGCCTCCGGGAAGGACTCGAACTTGGTGAAGTCGCACAGGAAGCAGAAGAGCTGCATCGAGATGCTCGAGCTGATGATCAGCAGGCACATGGTGAAGATGATCAGTGATCCGAGTTTCTTGCCCGGCCCGAAGATCTTGTAGACGAATCCCTCCAGCATCGGCGACGCCTTGATCAGTCGGACCACTCTCAGCACCTGGAAGTAGGTCAGCCCGGAGGGATAGAACATCGGGACAATGTGTAGCGTCGTTCCGGCCGCCAGGAGCAGCTCAAACTTGTGAATGGAGTGCTTGTAGTAGCCCCTCCAGCCCAGACAGTAGATCTTGAAGAGCGTCTCCAGGTCCAGCAGGCAGGTGAAGACCAGTTCGATGTAGTAGTACCTCTCGTAGAAGACATCCCTCGGCCGGCCATCGTGCTTGAAGGTCATCGTGGCCGTCACAATCCCATTGGCCAGGATCACGCTCATCACGAGCATCCGGAAGTAGGGCGATCGCAGGATGGCATGGCACGTCTCCGGCGCCAGTCCACCATGCTTATTATCATCGATGGTGACCAGACGCCATCCGGAATCATTACCGCTGAGTATCTGGGAGGCAGCCGTCTTCTGGATATGGCCCCGGGCACCCCACATCTGCTGGAACTGGACACGGATCTCGTTGAAGGTCTCCGTGATCACCGCAATGAAAACGTTCTTCACCAGCCACGCCAGGAAGAAGATCATCGTGCTGAAGTAGAAGGCGGCTCGCCACGCCGGAAGCGAgtcaatggcccggtacatgATGAAGACCCAGCCCTCTTGAGAGGCTGCCTGGTAGACCGTGAAGATGCTGGTGGCGATGTCCTCGAAGCCATTGAAGCCAATCACATAGCTGCTGAGGAAGTCCATCTTCATACAGCGCATTCCCGGCGAGCACTGATATCCCGAGTCCGGGTCCATGGAGCAGAATGTGTCCGGAATGGCCAGGGAGTTGATGGTCAGAAAGCTGGAAAGTAAGTTTAAGGATCATCTAGGAGTGTCCTTTTTCCAGGATATCCTACTTACGGCATATCATTCTCATCGTATTTCGTGTTGTTCATCACACAGTGATTCTTCAGTTCTCCGAAGAACTGAACTCCCAGAAGACCGTACAGGGACATGAAGAACAGGAAGAACAAGGTCACATTGTAGATTTGCTGACTCGATCGCCTAAGGAATCAGAGTATTAGTTTTAATCCTTGATGGACAAGGACTAAGGATACCCACTTGAAGATCTGATTGATCCGACTCTTTGGCATACTGAACTTAAGGAAGACCCGAAGGAAGCGAATCATAATCAGAGGACGAGGCGCCCTCATAATGGACAAGTACGAGAACCTAAAAGGATCATTCTTTAggagattactctttggggaACCACTATACCTACTTGGGAACTATCTCCAGCACTTCGAAGATCTGCAGGATGATGGAGATCCACAGAAAACTGACCATGGAAGCATCAAATTGGCACCAGTGATCCTTCAGGTAAGGCACCTCGCCCTATGGATAGACATAAGAGGATGGATCTGGCTCCTGGTAATGGCTTATAGTCTCTACTCACATGCAAGACACCACGGATATGCATCTTGGCTATCATCTCCGCCGTAAAGAGCAGCGTGACCGCCGTATCCGAGACAAAGGTGATGAACTGAAGCGACGGATACCGCTCGAAGGTCTTGGGCGTGTTCAGGGAGACGGAGGTCAGCGAGACGAGGGCACAGAGTCGCATCAGCCGGCGCACCCACAGCTTGTTCACCCACTCGATGTCGGCGCTCTCGTTCAGCGACTCCTCCGGCCCGTAATCCGCGAGGAAGGGCTCACCGCCCTTGAGGCTCTGCTTCCGGCCCAGCATGATCTTGTTCCCGATTCCGGTGGCGATGCCCAGGCCGATGGGTGGAACGCCCGTGATGGCCGCTGATCCGACGGTGCTACTAATGCCACCACATATCCCCATCCCGGCAGCAGCTGCCCCGCCCCCCATGCCACCCATTCCGCCCAGACCGCCGATGCCGCCCAAGAGGTTCaggccaccaccaccacccccgcCCATGGCTGAGGCGCCCATCCCGATTCCGACACCGATGCCGCCGCCAGCTCCGCCACCGCCGTTATTGTGTCCGGATGAGGCTGCCGCCGCCGTGCCAGCGGAGGAACCGCCGCCGGCCAGCGACTGCTGTTGCAGGGCGGACTGCATCCCGAAGGCtacgctgctgccgccgccgctgccactgccggAGTTCACAATGGTCGTGGGACTGTTGAGCGCACTGGCCGCATCCTGATGGCGTCCGACCACGCCCAGTCCGTTGCCAGGACTGCTGCCCGGCGATGGATTAAAGTTGAACTGGCTGCCGCGGTGCTGATGCTGGTGGGGATGCGTGTACGGGGGATGGGGATGCGAGTGTCCGCCGtagcctccgcctccgcctccgtgGGTATGATGGCTATGGGGATGATGGTGGTGCTGTCCGTGGCCGTGGGCGTGAACGTGATGGTGGGGGGCGTGATGATGCTGGTGGTgatgtggctgctgctgctgctgctgctggtggtggtgctgctgctgctggggggTCAGGCTGTTGCCGCTGGAGGAACTGGTGCTAGCCGTGGCGGGCGTGTTGATGCCGCTTGGGGTATGGGGATGGGAGTGATGATGGTATTGATGCTGGTGGTGACTTCCAGTAGTAGTACTACCAGTGACAGTTGACTGTCCAGTTGTTCCTCCTGCTGtagttgttgctgctcctcctcctcctcctgctcctgctcctgctcctgctgctgttccTGCTACTCCTCCTGATCCTCCTGTTCCGCCTGCTAGTGTTACCGCTCCTgttcctccacctccacctcctcctccgcctcctgCTCGTTTGTTTCTAGCAGCTGCACCCAAGCGGCGTATCTGAAGACGGTCAATCATTCAAGCTGCGCATCCTGGCCCAGGATCAAGCGGTAGTTTATTGTCTCTACAAGAAAATATATTACATTTTATTAGTATAAATTTAAGCAACAATTTCACAATAATTGGCAAGGACTTGATGCCCTCTCCTCTCCTTCGGAAAACACCTCATTCCGAACAGGAACTGGCGGCAATTAAGGCGAAGTCCTGTGTCAATATTTACATTCGaacagctgccaaggtgggcTTACCCATTCATACATTTGCGAGTATATACTCaagacactgagagaaataatataaataaactaaatccAATAATATCTAAGGATACGACTTCCAAGACTCTagtagatatatttttttctttattttcaagtCCCGAATCCCATCCATCACAAGTGTCGCCCTCGAATTTTTTGTGGCCGTGTGGCCAGAAGGACGGAAAGGACATGGCAGGAGGTGGGTGACTGATTTGCAACCCCCGAGTCTCACTGTATACCCTAGTATACCCTACCATACCCTGTCCACCACTCTCATTACCAAATGTACGATGCGTAAGGACTCTAACTATTATCCTTAAcgtttttgttttcctttgtcttgagttcattttttttccaggattttttttctcttggACTTACTTCTTGGTGGTTGGCAGGACGGGGTGGTGGATTCTAGGGGTTATGTTCGAGGAGGTCCTTGGTGGTGCTATcggtggtggaggaggagacCGAAATTCGCGCTATTTCTATCACAGTTGCCACatttaacaaacaaaaaaattataactCTCAGGCCCACaattattatttcaattttggttttttattctTGGCCAGAAGCACGCGCCGAGGACTTTTCGCTTCGGAGATTACGGACGCGGACTTGGCAATGGACGCGGACTCTCTCCaggcagtcagtcagtcaggcAGTGCCTCGGTCAGCCAACTAACCTGACAGTTCCACGGACTGTCAATCCGCCATATCATGCCCGTCGTCACAGGATGTGACGGAATTCCACCCCCCAATTGTGGCATATAGAGAAGGTCCTGGACATGCGCAGGACTACGGGTCGATGATGGCAGTACTTTGGACGAAGTGGCAACTCTAAGCATGGAGTGGCCAGTCCCCAAAAATAGTTAACCGAGGAGGCCGAACCGAACCAACCGACTGAAGATTCGCCAAGAAATGGGTGCCACGGCCTCCTGTAAGAAAACCACCGGCAGTGGCTATCCGGAGCACGATGATCCGGCCTACCGGAAGTGCCAGGAACTTAAAGTGAGTGGTTATAGCCAGAGATATAGCCAGGATATTGGCCATTTTATATAACCGATTTTGGGTAGATGGAGCGATGGATTCAGATGCACTACCAGATCAAACAGCGGGAACAGGCACTGGCCATTGCCCAGCACCGGGAGCTCTTCTACTGGCTGAGTGGCTTCTACTTGAGTGCCGTTTATGGATGTGCCAGCTACTACCAGAGGGTCAAGCGGGTCTCCGCCCTGGCTCCGCTCCTGCCACTCACCTTCGTGGTGGGCTACTACACGGACTGGGCCTACGGCAGTAAGCTGCATCGGATCCAAGGTGGGTTATAGAGGTAGTTCCTTAAGGAATAGGAGTCTTATGAGAGGAAGGTTGAAGGGATCTACAGTAATATTTTGAGTTTTAATCTATGTTTTGAACTGATATAACAGATATAGATAGATAGAGGGGTATATAGATAGAGATGTATAGATAGAGAGATACttatatagatagatagatagatggATAGTTAGATAGTTATATAGATAGAGATATAGACAGATAGATGGATAGATGGATAGATGGATAGATggatagatagatagagagacagatagatagatagatagatagttATATTGGTAGAAAGATAGAGAGATAGATAAATAGGTATATAGTCAGATAGTTAGATAGttatatagatagatagatggATAGATAGATAGGTagatttttatcttttatagatagatagatagatagatagatagatagatagatagagagATAGTTATATAGATACTTTTAAAGTCAAGCCCAAAACAGAAGTTTGTCTCAATTTCCAGCTATTTCATGTTCAGAAACCCCCTTTTAAACTCCCAGATATAGTTAAAAATACATCAAACCCACCCCTTAAAcccattttaataaattaatttttctaattatTCCCCAGCGGAGGCCAATATGATAATGGAACACGAACAGGAGCTGCTCCACTGGCCCGGAGGACTGCCCACCGTGGCTGGCATCGATGAGGCGCGAGTTGAAGTCGAAATGGAGAAGAAAA contains:
- the LOC6505214 gene encoding sodium leak channel non-selective protein isoform X4, with the protein product MIDRLQIRRLGAAARNKRAGGGGGGGGGGTGAVTLAGGTGGSGGVAGTAAGAGAGAGGGGGAATTTAGGTTGQSTVTGSTTTGSHHQHQYHHHSHPHTPSGINTPATASTSSSSGNSLTPQQQQHHHQQQQQQQPHHHQHHHAPHHHVHAHGHGQHHHHPHSHHTHGGGGGGYGGHSHPHPPYTHPHQHQHRGSQFNFNPSPGSSPGNGLGVVGRHQDAASALNSPTTIVNSGSGSGGGSSVAFGMQSALQQQSLAGGGSSAGTAAAASSGHNNGGGGAGGGIGVGIGMGASAMGGGGGGGLNLLGGIGGLGGMGGMGGGAAAAGMGICGGISSTVGSAAITGVPPIGLGIATGIGNKIMLGRKQSLKGGEPFLADYGPEESLNESADIEWVNKLWVRRLMRLCALVSLTSVSLNTPKTFERYPSLQFITFVSDTAVTLLFTAEMIAKMHIRGVLHGEVPYLKDHWCQFDASMVSFLWISIILQIFEVLEIVPKFSYLSIMRAPRPLIMIRFLRVFLKFSMPKSRINQIFKRSSQQIYNVTLFFLFFMSLYGLLGVQFFGELKNHCVMNNTKYDENDMPFLTINSLAIPDTFCSMDPDSGYQCSPGMRCMKMDFLSSYVIGFNGFEDIATSIFTVYQAASQEGWVFIMYRAIDSLPAWRAAFYFSTMIFFLAWLVKNVFIAVITETFNEIRVQFQQMWGARGHIQKTAASQILSGNDSGWRLVTIDDNKHGGLAPETCHAILRSPYFRMLVMSVILANGIVTATMTFKHDGRPRDVFYERYYYIELVFTCLLDLETLFKIYCLGWRGYYKHSIHKFELLLAAGTTLHIVPMFYPSGLTYFQVLRVVRLIKASPMLEGFVYKIFGPGKKLGSLIIFTMCLLIISSSISMQLFCFLCDFTKFESFPEAFMSMFQILTQEAWVEVMDETMIRTSKTLTPLVAVYFILYHLFVTLIVLSLFVAVILDNLELDEDIKKLKQLKFREQSAEIKETLPFRLRIFEKFPDSPQMTILHRIPNDFMLPKVRESFMKHFVIELETEDPSLVENCKRPMSECWESNVVFRKQKPVRIMNKTAKVRAAGSSLRKLAITHIINDSNNQRLMLGDSAMLPVVGTKGGGGLKSQGTITHSKPWRVDQKKFGSRSIRRSVRSGSIKLKQTYEHLMENGDIAAAPRANSGRARPHDLDIKLLQAKRQQAEMRRNQREEDLRENHPFFDTPLFLVPRESRFRKICQKIVHARYDARLKDPLTGKERKVQYKSLHNFLGLVTYLDWVMIFATTLSCISMMFETPSYRVMDHPTLQIAEYGFVIFMSLELALKILADGLFFTPKAYIKDVAAALDVFIYVVSTSFLCWMPLNIPTNSAAQLLMILRCVRPLRIFTLVPHMRKVVYELCRGFKEILLVSTLLILLMFIFASYGVQLYGGRLARCNDPTITRREDCVGVFMRRVFVTKMKLTPGPDESYPAMLVPRVWANPRRFNFDNIGDAMLTLFEVLSFKGWLDVRDVLIKAVGPVHAVYIHIYIFLGCMIGLTLFVGVVIANYSENKGTALLTVDQRRWCDLKKRLKIAQPLHLPPRPDGRKIRAFTYDITQHIIFKRVIAVVVLINSMLLSITWIKGEVHTERLVIVSAVLTFVFVVEVVMKNIAFTPRGYWQSRRNRYDLLVTVAGVIWIILQTILRNDLSYFFGFMVVILRFFTITGKHTTLKMLMLTVGVSVCKSFFIIFGMFLLVFFYALAGTILFGTVKYGEGIGRRANFGSPVTGVAMLFRIVTGEDWNKIMHDCMVQPPYCTLGDNYWETDCGNFTASLIYFCTFYVIITYIVLNLLVDLYSRIME
- the LOC6505214 gene encoding sodium leak channel non-selective protein isoform X3; amino-acid sequence: MIDRLQIRRLGAAARNKRAGGGGGGGGGGTGAVTLAGGTGGSGGVAGTAAGAGAGAGGGGGAATTTAGGTTGQSTVTGSTTTGSHHQHQYHHHSHPHTPSGINTPATASTSSSSGNSLTPQQQQHHHQQQQQQQPHHHQHHHAPHHHVHAHGHGQHHHHPHSHHTHGGGGGGYGGHSHPHPPYTHPHQHQHRGSQFNFNPSPGSSPGNGLGVVGRHQDAASALNSPTTIVNSGSGSGGGSSVAFGMQSALQQQSLAGGGSSAGTAAAASSGHNNGGGGAGGGIGVGIGMGASAMGGGGGGGLNLLGGIGGLGGMGGMGGGAAAAGMGICGGISSTVGSAAITGVPPIGLGIATGIGNKIMLGRKQSLKGGEPFLADYGPEESLNESADIEWVNKLWVRRLMRLCALVSLTSVSLNTPKTFERYPSLQFITFVSDTAVTLLFTAEMIAKMHIRGVLHGEVPYLKDHWCQFDASMVSFLWISIILQIFEVLEIVPKFSYLSIMRAPRPLIMIRFLRVFLKFSMPKSRINQIFKRSSQQIYNVTLFFLFFMSLYGLLGVQFFGELKNHCVMNNTKYDENDMPFLTINSLAIPDTFCSMDPDSGYQCSPGMRCMKMDFLSSYVIGFNGFEDIATSIFTVYQAASQEGWVFIMYRAIDSLPAWRAAFYFSTMIFFLAWLVKNVFIAVITETFNEIRVQFQQMWGARGHIQKTAASQILSGNDSGWRLVTIDDNKHGGLAPETCHAILRSPYFRMLVMSVILANGIVTATMTFKHDGRPRDVFYERYYYIELVFTCLLDLETLFKIYCLGWRGYYKHSIHKFELLLAAGTTLHIVPMFYPSGLTYFQVLRVVRLIKASPMLEGFVYKIFGPGKKLGSLIIFTMCLLIISSSISMQLFCFLCDFTKFESFPEAFMSMFQILTQEAWVEVMDETMIRTSKTLTPLVAVYFILYHLFVTLIVLSLFVAVILDNLELDEDIKKLKQLKFREQSAEIKETLPFRLRIFEKFPDSPQMTILHRIPNDFMLPKVRESFMKHFVIELETEDPSLVENCKRPMSECWESNVVFRKQKPVRIMNKTAKVRAAGSSLRKLAITHIINDSNNQRLMLGDSAMLPVVGTKGGGGLKSQGTITHSKPWRVDQKKFGSRSIRRSVRSGSIKLKQTYEHLMENGDIAAAPRANSGRARPHDLDIKLLQAKRQQAEMRRNQREEDLRENHPFFDTPLFLVPRESRFRKICQKIVHARYDARLKDPLTGKERKVQYKSLHNFLGLVTYLDWVMIFATTLSCISMMFETPSYRVMDHPTLQIAEYGFVIFMSLELALKILADGLFFTPKAYIKDVAAALDVFIYVVSTSFLCWMPLNIPTNSAAQLLMILRCVRPLRIFTLVPHMRKVVYELCRGFKEILLVSTLLILLMFIFASYGVQLYGGRLARCNDPTITRREDCVGVFMRRVFVTKMKLTPGPDESYPAMLVPRVWANPRRFNFDNIGDAMLTLFEVLSFKGWLDVRDVLIKAVGPVHAVYIHIYIFLGCMIGLTLFVGVVIANYSENKGTALLTVDQRRWCDLKKRLKIAQPLHLPPRPDGRKIRAFTYDITQHIIFKRVIAVVVLINSMLLSITWIKGEVHTERLVIVSAVLTFVFVVEVVMKNIAFTPRGYWQSRRNRYDLLVTVAGVIWIILQTILRNDLSYFFGFMVVILRFFTITGKHTTLKMLMLTVGVSVCKSFFIIFGMFLLVFFYALAGTILFGTVKYGEGIGRRANFGSPVTGVAMLFRIVTGEDWNKIMHDCMVQPPYCTLGDNYWETDCGNFTASLIYFCTFYVIITYIVLNLLVVFFFRFIFKNYGIIFG
- the LOC6505051 gene encoding plasminogen receptor (KT), encoding MGATASCKKTTGSGYPEHDDPAYRKCQELKMERWIQMHYQIKQREQALAIAQHRELFYWLSGFYLSAVYGCASYYQRVKRVSALAPLLPLTFVVGYYTDWAYGSKLHRIQAEANMIMEHEQELLHWPGGLPTVAGIDEARVEVEMEKKMHPHHM
- the LOC6505214 gene encoding sodium leak channel non-selective protein isoform X5, which codes for MIDRLQIRRLGAAARNKRAGGGGGGGGGGTGAVTLAGGTGGSGGVAGTAAGAGAGAGGGGGAATTTAGGTTGQSTVTGSTTTGSHHQHQYHHHSHPHTPSGINTPATASTSSSSGNSLTPQQQQHHHQQQQQQQPHHHQHHHAPHHHVHAHGHGQHHHHPHSHHTHGGGGGGYGGHSHPHPPYTHPHQHQHRGSQFNFNPSPGSSPGNGLGVVGRHQDAASALNSPTTIVNSGSGSGGGSSVAFGMQSALQQQSLAGGGSSAGTAAAASSGHNNGGGGAGGGIGVGIGMGASAMGGGGGGGLNLLGGIGGLGGMGGMGGGAAAAGMGICGGISSTVGSAAITGVPPIGLGIATGIGNKIMLGRKQSLKGGEPFLADYGPEESLNESADIEWVNKLWVRRLMRLCALVSLTSVSLNTPKTFERYPSLQFITFVSDTAVTLLFTAEMIAKMHIRGVLHGEVPYLKDHWCQFDASMVSFLWISIILQIFEVLEIVPKFSYLSIMRAPRPLIMIRFLRVFLKFSMPKSRINQIFKRSSQQIYNVTLFFLFFMSLYGLLGVQFFGELKNHCVMNNTKYDENDMPFLTINSLAIPDTFCSMDPDSGYQCSPGMRCMKMDFLSSYVIGFNGFEDIATSIFTVYQAASQEGWVFIMYRAIDSLPAWRAAFYFSTMIFFLAWLVKNVFIAVITETFNEIRVQFQQMWGARGHIQKTAASQILSGNDSGWRLVTIDDNKHGGLAPETCHAILRSPYFRMLVMSVILANGIVTATMTFKHDGRPRDVFYERYYYIELVFTCLLDLETLFKIYCLGWRGYYKHSIHKFELLLAAGTTLHIVPMFYPSGLTYFQVLRVVRLIKASPMLEGFVYKIFGPGKKLGSLIIFTMCLLIISSSISMQLFCFLCDFTKFESFPEAFMSMFQILTQEAWVEVMDETMIRTSKTLTPLVAVYFILYHLFVTLIVLSLFVAVILDNLELDEDIKKLKQLKFREQSAEIKETLPFRLRIFEKFPDSPQMTILHRIPNDFMLPKVRESFMKHFVIELETEDPSLVENCKRPMSECWESNVVFRKQKPVRIMNKTAKVRAAGSSLRKLAITHIINDSNNQRLMLGDSAMLPVVGTKGGGGLKSQGTITHSKPWRVDQKKFGSRSIRRSVRSGSIKLKQTYEHLMENGDIAAAPRANSGRARPHDLDIKLLQAKRQQAEMRRNQREEDLRENHPFFDTPLFLVPRESRFRKICQKIVHARYDARLKDPLTGKERKVQYKSLHNFLGLVTYLDWVMIFATTLSCISMMFETPSYRVMDHPTLQIAEYGFVIFMSLELALKILADGLFFTPKAYIKDVAAALDVFIYVVSTSFLCWMPLNIPTNSAAQLLMILRCVRPLRIFTLVPHMRKVVYELCRGFKEILLVSTLLILLMFIFASYGVQLYGGRLARCNDPTITRREDCVGVFMRRVFVTKMKLTPGPDESYPAMLVPRVWANPRRFNFDNIGDAMLTLFEVLSFKGWLDVRDVLIKAVGPVHAVYIHIYIFLGCMIGLTLFVGVVIANYSENKGTALLTVDQRRWCDLKKRLKIAQPLHLPPRPDGRKIRAFTYDITQHIIFKRVIAVVVLINSMLLSITTDLS